Part of the Kitasatospora sp. NBC_00374 genome is shown below.
CCTGCTGCCGTCCGACGTGACCGGCACCAACGTCTTCGACCAGCACCAGCGCGACTTCGAGTTCCGCCCCGGTGCGATCTTCGCCCAGATCGTGGTCGGCGACGAGATCAACCGCGCCTCGCCGAAGACCCAGTCCGCGCTGCTGGAGTCGATGGAGGAGCGCCAGGTCACCATCGACGGCACCAGCTACGAGCTGCCCTCGCCGTTCATGGTGATCGCCACCCAGAACCCGGTCGAGATGGAGGGCACCTACCCCCTCCCCGAGGCCCAGCGCGACCGCTTCATGGCCCGGATCTCGATCGGCTACCCGAGCCCGGACGCCGAGTTCGCCATGCTCGACCTGCACGGCGGCGCCAACCCGCTGGACGACCTGCAGCCCGTCGCGCACGCCCACGACATCCTCAAGCTGGTCGAGCTGGTCCGTACGGTGTACGTCTCCGACCCGGTCCGCCGCTACGCCGTCGACCTGGTCGGCGCCACCCGTACCTCCCCCGAGCTGCGCCTGGGCGCCTCCCCCCGGGCCACCCTGCACCTGGTGCGGGCCGCCCGCGCGGCCGCCGCCCTGGACGGCCGGGACTACGTGCTCCCGGACGACATCCAGGCGCTGGCCGTCCCCGTGCTCGCGCACCGCCTGCTGCCCACCGCCGAGACCCAGCTGAGCCGGCGCACCGCCGAGCAGGTGGTGCTCGACCTGGTGGCGCGGCTCCCGATCCCGCGTCCGCAGGGCCGCTGACGTGGCCGGTCCGGACAACCCCTCAGGACTCCGGGCAGGCCTGCGCGGCCTGACGACCCGGGGCCGGTCCTTCCTGGCCGCCGGGGCCACCGCCGCGGTGTGCGCGCTGGTCTTCGGCCAGGACGCGCTGTTCCAGATCGGCGTCCTGCTCGCCGCGCTGCCGCTGGCCTCCGCGGTCCTCCTGCTGCGCACCCGCTACCGGGTGGCCAGCGGCCGCCGGCTCAGCCCGCACCGGGCCGCGGCCGGCCAGGAGGCCCGGGTGCACCTGCGGCTGGACAACGTCTCCCGGGTGCCCACCGGCCTGCTGCTGCTGGAGGACAAGGTCCCGTACGTGCTCGGGCCGCGCCCGCGCTTCGTGCTGGACCGGGTGGAACCGCGCGGCTTCCGGGAGGTCTCCTACCGGGTCCGCTCCGACCTGCGCGGGCGCTACCCGCTCGGGCCGCTCCAGCTGCGGCTGTCCGATCCGTTCGGCATGTGCGAGCTGACCAGGGCCTTCGCCGCCTCCGACGTGCTGACCGTGGTGCCGCAGGTGCAGAGCCTGCCGCCGGTCCGGCTGCCCGGCGAGTGGTCCGGCCAGGGCGAGAGCAGCGCGCACGTGCTGGCGCTGGCCGGCGACGACGACGTGATCCCCCGCGAGTACCGGCACGGCGACGACCTGCGCCGGGTGCACTGGAAGTCCACCGCCCGCTACGGCGAGCTGATGGTCCGACGCGAGGAGCAGCCGCTCAAGGCCAGGGCCACCGTGCTGCTCGACACCCGGGAGATCGGCCACCGGGGCAGCGGGCCCGCGTCCTCCTTCGAGTGGGCCGTCAGCTGCGCCGCCTCGGTCGGGGTCCACCTGGCCGAGCGCGGCTACCAGACCCGACTGCTCACCGACACCGGTTCCACGGTGCCCGAGCCCGGCATCGGGGTCAGCACCCTCGGCGAGGCCACCGGCCTGCTGCTGGACGCGCTCGCCGTGGTCGAGTACTCCGACGGCGGCGGGCTCTCCCGCGCCGAGGAGGCACTGCGGCTGGGCGGCGAGGGCCTGCTGGTCGCGATCGTCGGCTCACTGGACGACGAACAGGTCACCCGGTTGAGCCGGCTGCGCCGCCGGACCGCCGGCGCGGTGGTCTTCCTGATCGACACCGCGACCTGGTCCGGTCTGCGGATGCTGATGCCGGACACCCCCGACGCCGTCCTGGAGGAGCAGACCAAGCGGCTGCGCCTGGCCGGCTGGACGGTCCTGCCGGTGCGCGCCGGCGACTCCGTCCCCCAGCTGTGGCGGATGGCCGACCGTACCGAGGGCTCCGGCCGTACCGGCGGCGCCTCCCCCTACCGAGACGAGGTGGGCACGTGACCACCCGGGCCAAACTGACCGTGTTCGCCGCGCTGGCGAGCACGCTCGTGATGTGCAGCCTGCTCCCCCTGCTCCACCCCAACGGCTGGGCGGCGCACTCCGTTCTGCTGATCGCGGCGGCCGCGGCGATCGGCGCGGGCCTGCGGCGGCTGCCGACACCGCGGATACTGATCGTCCCGCTGCAGCTGCTGGGTGTGGTGTACCTGGTCATGCTCGGCTTCGTGCAGTCCTCGATGGCCGCCGGCCTGTTGCCCGGGCCCCGCGCCCTGGACGCGCTCGGCAGTCTGCTGGCGCAGGGCGGCTCCGACATCCAGCAGTACTCCATCCCGGCGCCCGCGACGGCGGGCCTGCGGCTCGTCGTGGTCGGCTCGGTCGCGCTGATCGCGGTGCTGGTCGACGCGCTCGCGGTGACCTACCGCCGGGCCGCGGCGGCCGGCCTGCCGCTGCTCGCGCTGTACTCGGTCGGCACCGGTCTGTCCGGTGACAGCGGCACCGCCTGGCTGTGGTTCCTGCTGGCCGGCGGCGGCTACCTGGCGCTGCTGCACACCGAGGGCCAGGACCGGATCTCCCGCTGGGGCCGGGTCTTCCACGGCACCGGCCGCTCCGGCTCGGCCACCACGGCCCACGGCAGCCGGCAGGCGGGTGTGGTCGCACTGGCCGTCGCCCTGCTGCTGCCGGTCTTCGTCCCGCACATGGGCCTCGGCCTGATCGGCGGGTTCGGCAACGGCGGCGCGGGCGGCGGCGGTGGCGCGGGCGGCGGCCTCAAGGCGCTCAGTCCCGTGGTCGCGCTGACCTCCGCGCTCCGGAACACCGACAACACGATCCTGCTGAACTACACCTCCGACGGGCCCCGCGCGGACGAGATGTACCTGCGGGTCGCCGCGCTGGACGAGTTCGACGGCGTGGAGTGGAAGTTCGGCGACCAGGAGCCGACCGCGCTCCCGGCCGTCCTCCCCCAGCCGGACGGCCTCGCCGCCGGCGCCACCCCGCCCGCCGTGCACACCAGTGTCAAGGTCACCGACAGCCTCAGCAGCGAGTGGCTGCCGCTGCCCTACCCGGCCACCACGGTCGAGGTGAGGGGCCGCTGGCGGTTCGATCCGGTCACCCGGATGGTGACGGGCGACAACGGCCAGAAGACCAACGGCCTGTCGTACGAGGTCACCAGCCTGGACGTGCAGCCCACCGCCGACCAGCTGCGGGCGGCCGGGCAGGCCCCGAAGGACATCACCGCGAAGTACCTGACGCTCCCGGACACGCTGCCGCAGGAGGTCAAGGCGACGGCGTTGGAGGTCACAGCCGGCAAGACGAACGCCTACGACCGGGCGCTCGCCCTGCAGACCTGGTTCACCAGCCCGCCGTTCAAGTACAACACCAAGATCGATCCGGGCACCGGTCCCGACGCGATCAAGAAGTTCCTGGCCGACAAGGAGGGCTTCTGCGTCCACTTCGCGGCCACCATGGCCGCGATGGCCCGTTCGCTGAACATCCCCGCCCGGGTGGCCATCGGCTTCACCCCCGGCCAGGCGATGGGTGGCAACAACCGGCTGGTCCGCAGCCTGGACTACCACGCCTGGCCCGAGCTGTACTTCCCCGGCTCCGGCTGGACCAGGTTCGAACCCACCCCGTCCCGCGGCTCGGCGCCCGCCTACACCCGGGACAAGAACGCCCCCGAGCCGACCGCACCGACCCAGCAGCCCACCGCCACCCCGACCGGGGCGAGCACCGACCCGTCACCGTCGTCGGGCGAGTCCTGCGACCCGAAGCTGCGCCGGATCGGCGAGTGCGGCGGCGGTCCCCAGGACGCCGCCCTCGGCAACGGGCAGGACGCCTGGTGGCGCAGTACTCCCGTCCTGGCCTCGGCCGGCGTGGTCGTGCTGCTGCTGGCCCTGCTCACCACCCCGATGCTGTGGCGGACCAGGATCCGCCGCCGCCGGCTGGGCGCCGGCCGGTACCGCGGCGGGGGGGACCGGGTCGAGATGACCGACGACCAGGTGCTCGCCGCCTGGCAGGAGCTGATCGACTCGGCCTGGGACCTCGGCATCCCGCCGGACGACGCCCGCACCCCGCGGCGTACCGTGCAGCGGCTGGCCGAGAGCGCCGACCTGGACGCCGAGGCGACCGCGGCGGCCGGCCGGGTGGCGCTCGCCACCGAGCAGGTGATGTACGCCCGCGCGCTGGGCCCGATGGCGCCGCTCGGCCCCGACGTACGGGCCGCCCGGGAGGGCCTGCTGGCCCGGACCGGCCGGCTGGGCCGGATCCGCGCCGTCCTGCTGCCGGCCTCGCTGGCACGGGTCTGGTGGCGGGCCGCCGACCGGGTCATGGCCCTGCGTCAGGCGGCGCGGGAGCGGACCGCCCGGGTCGTCGGCACGGTCCGGTCCGCCGTCACCAAGCCGTTCCGGCGCGGCTGACCGAGCCGGTGGAAACCGCGAGGGCGGGCAGTCGACCGACTGCCCGCCCTCGCGGTTTCGTGCTCCGATCCAGCCGGCGACCCACCCGGACTCACCGCACCACGGCCCTGGTCTAGAGGCCGTCGTGCTCCTCCCGGCGGCGCTGCCAGCGCTGCTCCATACGATCCATCACACCGGCCTTGCGGCGCGGCGCCGAGGCTGTCCTCGGGCCCGAACCCGGCCCGACCGGGCCCCGCCTCCAGGCGGTGACGGCGAGGACTGCACAACCCAGCATCACCAGAAACCCGACCACACTCACCCAGATGAGCTGAGCGACCATGCCGCCCATCAGCAGAGCGATGCCCGCCACGAACCCTGCGGCGGCCAGATAGACCCTCCGACGGGTGTAGGTGCGCAGCCCGGTTCCCTCAAGCGCTGACGCGAACTTGGGATCTTCGGCGTACAGCGCTCGCTCCATCTGCTCGAGCAGTCGCTGCTCGTGCTCCGAGAGCGGCACGGAGTCCTCCTACTCGTCGGTCGCGGGGCGACCGGTCCGCCACCCCTGGCTCGGCCCTGTGTGGTCCATATGCCCCAAGGGTCTGGGTGTCATGCTTTCCGGCTTTACCCAGATCATACGGTCCAGCGGCCTGCTTCGGCGTGGTCAATCCAGCGTGGCTCGGGACACTTCGGCAGTGTGCCCGCACGCTGCCCAACGCAGCAGGGCGGGGACAAGTGCCCGAGTCCTCGGAATCACCTCGCTGACCTGCGGCCGCCCCGCGGTCGCCCTACGGTCGACGGGCCGCGACGGCCCGCTGACGCGGAGCTGACGCCGGGCTGACGCCCGGTCGACGGGTAGGGGAACGGGACTCAGGCGAGCTCGGCGAGCAGATGCAGCTGGGTCGCCACGGCGTGGAACGCGGGCTCCTCGGCGGCGGCCTGCTCCAGCTTCAGCAGCGCCTCCATGGCGCCCGGCTCGGTGTCGACCAGGACCCCCGGAACGAGGTCGGCGAAGACCCGGACCCCGTGCACCGACGCGACCCGCAGCCCGGCGGCCGTGGCCAGCGCGGCGAGCTCGTCACCGGTGAAACGGCGGGGCATCGGGTCGCCCGCGCCCCACCGGCCGTCCGGGGCGTCCAGCACGGTACGGGCCTCGCCGAAGTGGCCGGCCAGCGCGCGGGCCAGCACCGCGCCGTTCCGGTTGGCGGCCAGCAGGCTGACCAGGCCACCCTTGCGCAGGGTCCCGGCCAGGCTGCCGAGGGCCTCCGCCGGGTCGTCCACCATCTCCAGGACACCGTGGCAGAGCACCGCGTCCACGCTGCCGGGGTCGACCAGCTCGGGGAGGGTCTGGGTGTCGCCCTGGACGGCCCGGACCAGCTCGGTGACGTCGGCCTCGGCGGCCCGGCGCTCCAGGGCGAACAGCGCGTCCGGGCTCGGGTCGACCACGGTCACCCGGTGGCCGAGCCGGGCCACCGGCACGGCGAAGTTGCCCGTGCCGCCGCCCGTGTCGAGGACGTCCAGCACCGGCTGGTCCAACTCGGCGGCCCGCCGCTCCAGGGCCGCCCGCACCACCTCCCAGACCACAGCGGTACGCAGGGCACTGCGGGGACGCGTCGGGTACACGGGTGGGCTCCTTGGACAGTGGTGGGCCGAACGGCTCCACTTTAGGCCCTGCCGCGCACCCCGCCCCGGAGCCGTCCTGCGGCGCCGGGGCTCAGCCGGCCTCCTCGATCGGTAAGGGCTGGGCGGGCGGGGCCGGTGACAGCCCGAGCAGGCGCTGGACGATCCGGAGGTAGAGGGCGGTGTTGCGGATCAGGTCGTCCGCGTCCCGGGCACCGGCCGCTCCGGTGATCCCGGCCTCGGCGGCGGCCCGGCGGCGGGCACCGGCCGCGAAGTACACCGCCCACTCGGTCAGCTCGGGGGCGACCTCGGGCAGCAGTTCCCAGGCGCTGCGGATGGCCTGGCGGCGGCGCGGGTGCCGCTCGGGGCGGCCGCGCACGGCCAGCACCGCGGCCGTGGTGCGCAGCGCGGCGAGGTGCGCGGTGGCGTAGCGCTCCAGCGGGTCCTGGAGGGCACGGGCCTGGTCGAGGGTGCGGTGGGCGTGCCGCAGCAGGTCGAGTGCGGCCGGCGGGGCGGTGGCCCGGCGCGGCACCGGGTGGACGTCGCGGCCCCGGGCACCGGGCACCGGGGCGGTGGCGGCCGGCTCCGCGCCCGACCCCGGCACGGCGGGGGCTGCGGGCCGTGGGACGGCAGAGAGGGGGACGGCGGGCAACTGGTCGGCGGCAGGGCGGCGGGTGACGGGCTCAGGACGGCTGATGGTCATGGTCTCCCCCGGTCCGAGGCGAGCGCCCGGGCCGGTCGACCCGTGCCCTTCCATCGTGAACCGCACCACTGACAGTCGGGCCGGCGACCGCGCGCCGCGGCGGGCCCCGGCCCCTCGGCGAAGGCCGTGCCGGGCCGGTCGGCTCCCCTGTTGCCGACCGGCCGGGCACCGGCCGTGTGCGCCCCGATCCCGGGCCGCCGGTCCCCCACGGTCGACGGTCCGGATCGGGCGCTGCGGGTCGCGACGGCCTCGACGGCTCGTCCACCCGCTCCGCAGAGTCTGCCGTCCGCGCAGGTGGGAGGCCATCCGCTCGGGTACTCAAGTGCGAGGCTGAGTATCCGTACTCAGTCCGGCCGGGCCCCGTCGGCGGTGCAACCGTCCCGTCCCGAGCCGCGTCCTGACAGCGCCGGGCCTTGTGCCGGTACGGTGTGGCCCGGCCGGCCGGCGGACGGGCGGACCAGGGCGAAGGGGAGCGCAGAGTTGAGCATCATCCCGTTGATCTTCACCAGTGGCTGGGCGAGCGGGATCAACGCCTATGCCGTGGTGCTGCTGCTGGGCCTGTTCGGCAGGTTCGGCGGCGCGGACAGCGTGCCGCCGGTGCTGGAGCGCACCGACGTGCTGGTCGCGGCCTGCGTGCTCTTCCTCTGCGAGGCCGTCGCCGACAAGATCCCGTACGTGGACACCGTCTGGGACGGCATCCACACCGTGATCCGCCCGGCCGCGGGCGCCACCGTGGCGGCGCTGATGGCCTCGCACGACCCGGGCTCGCTCGGCGAGGTCGCCGCCGGGGCCGTGGGTGGTACGACCGCGCTGGTCAGCCACCTGATCAAGGCATCACTGCGGATGGCGGTCAACACCTCGCCCGAGCCGGCCTCCAACATCATCGTGAGCCTGCTGGAGGACCTCTCGGTGGCGGGCATCGTCACGCTGGCGATCTTCCACCCGTGGGCCGCGGCCTCGGTGGCGGCCGTGCTGCTGGCCCTCGGCGTGCTGCTGGTCCTGTTCGCGGTCTCCCGGATCCGCCGGTTCCTGCAGCGCCGCCGCGAGCGCCGGGCCGCCCGGACGGCGGCCGCACCCGCGTACTGAGCCCGCGGGCACGCCCTAGGATCTTCTGCCATGGCACGGATCGTGATCATCGGCGCGGGAATGAGCGGGCTCGCGGCCGCCGCCAGGCTGGCCACCGTCGGGCACCGGGTGACGGTCTGCGAGGCCACCGGCACGTACGGGGGGCTGGTCGGCCGGTACGAGCGCGGGGGCTTCGCCTTCGACACCGGGCCGACCCTGCTCACCCTGCCGGCCGTCTACCGGGACCTGGCGCTGAAGACCGGCAGGGAGCCGCTGGAGCAGCTCGTCGAGCTCACGCCGGTCGACCCGGAGAGCCGGCACGTCTTCTCCGACGGCACCGACCTGCTGCTGCCCAACGCCTCCCGGGGCGGGGTCGGCAAGGCGCTCGACGCGGCCTTCGGCGCCGGCTCCGGCAACGCCTGGGGCGAGGTGATGAACCGCGGCCGCGCCGTCTGGGAGGCCACCCGCCGCCCCCTGCTGGAGGAACCGCTCCCGGCCGACCCGACCCCGCTGCACACCGATCCGTACCCGGCCCCGGCCCGGCGCGGCCTGGCCCGGCTGCGCCGCCGCTCCGGCTGGACGCTGGCGGACGTGGCCACGACCGAACTGCGCGGCCGGCCCGGTCTGGGCGAGCTGCTGTACGAGTACGCGCTGCGCTTCGGCCTGGACCCGCGCGAGGTCCCGGCCGGGGCCACCGTCCTGCCGTACATGGAGCAGTCCTTCGGCGTCTGGTACGTCGGCGGCGGCATCCGGGCGCTGGCCGACGCGGTGTACCGGCGGTGCGAGCAGCGCCGGGTGGAGTTCCGCTTCGACACCCGGGTCAGCGAGGTCCTGACCGAGCACGGGCGGGTCGGCGGGGTGCTGGCCGGCGGCGACCGGATCGACGCGGACGCGGTGCTGACCGCCGAGCCGGCCGGAACCGCCGAGCGCACCGGTGCACGGGCCGGCCGGCTGTCGGTGTTCCTCGCCCTGCGCGGCGCCCGGCCCGCCGGGACCCCGCACCGGACGGTGGTGCACGCCGCCGACCAGGGGGCCGAGTGGGACGAGCTGTTCGCGGACGGCGCGCTGCCCGAGCGGCCCACCGTGCAGGTGCTGCGGCCCGGCGACCCGGCGCTGGCGCCCGACGCCGACCACGAGGCGGTCACCCTGACCGTCACCGTCCCCGAGCGGGTGGACGCGACGGAGCTCGACTCCTACACCGACCGGCTGCTGGACCACCTCGCGGGCGCCGGGATCGACGTCCGCGACCGGGTGCTGTGGCGCGAGCCGCGCACCTGGGGCGCCCTGCCGGCCCCGGCCCTGGCCGGGGCGGGGGGCGCCTACCTCAGCGCGCCGAACCGATCCGCCGTGCCGGGCCTCTACCGGATCGGCGCGGCCGCCCACCCGGGCGGCGGGCTGGCCAGGGTGGGCATGTCCGCCGCGATCACGGCGGGTCTGATCGGCCCGGCGTGACGGCCGCTCAGAACAGCCACCGGGCGTTGTGCCGGTGGCGGGCCGGGGTGATGTCGGCCTCCGGGTCCCGGTGGGCGGTCAGCCGTGCGAGTCCGCGCCGCAGCCGCTGCCGGGCCCGCCGCTCGTCGAACGCGGCGTCCGCGCCGACGGAACGGTCCCGGACGTCGAACCGGGCCCAGTGGTGGACCCGCACCGAGCGGCGGACGGCCTGCGGCCGGGGGCGGCGGCCCTCCTGCCGCGCCGCCCGGAGCAGCGCGGAGCCGTAGCGCAGGTCCGTCAGGGTGACCAGGCGCAGCGGTGCGCCCCGCCGGTGGAACGCGTCGGCGAGGTCGGTGGCGATGTGATGGGCGGTGCGGGCCAATGGGCCTCCTCGGCAGCGCCGCCGGGGCTCTCCCGGCGGGACTACCGGAAGCCGGCCGGCCCCCTCGCCCGCAGCTCGTGCACGCTCAGCCCTGCTGCTGGTAGTCCCAGGGCTGCGGCTGGTACTCGGCGGCCGGCTGCGGGGGGATGCCCGGATACGGCTGCTGCTGGTACTCCCAGGACTGGGCGGGCTGCTGCTGCGCCGCGTACGGGTCCTGGTACTGGGGCTGGGCGTACGGGTCCTGGTACTGCTGCTGGTACGGCTGCTGGGCGTACGACTGGTCGTAGGACTGACCGTAGGACTGGTCGTACGCGAAGGCGGGCTGCTGCTGCCACTGCTGGTCGCCGTAGCCGGTCTGCTGGTACCCGTCCTGGTAGTACTGCTGCTCGGGCTGGGCCTGCTGGTACGCCACCGGCTCCTCGGTGTAGACGCCCTCGTCCGGGCCGAGCTCCTGGAACTGCTCGTAGGCGAAGGGTGCCGTGGTCTCCTCGACCTCGACCGGGCCGACCTCGCCGACCGCTGCCACCGTCTCGGCCGCGGCCACCGCGGCCGCACCGCCGGTGGCGGCGGCGAGCAGGGGGACCCTGGCCAGCGGACCGGGCAGCGAGCCGTCCGGGCGCCGCAGCGACCAGCCGGCCGGCCGGCCGCGCTTGACGGCCAGCGTGACGAAGGTCTGGCCGACGGCGAAGGTGGCCGCGCCGGCTCCTATGACCAGCACCGACTGGAGCCGCATCCCCGCGACCACGCACAGGAAGCCGACCAGCGCGAGCGCCCGCCAGTGCAGCGGGGCACGGTTCTGCAGCAGCAGCTCGGCCACCAGCCAGAGCGCCACCACCGTCAACGCGACGTACAGCAGCAGGTACCCGATGCCCATCCCCGCTACCTCCAGTCGCGTACCGCGCGGTTGCGGGCGACTGTACCGGTTCCCGGCGCCGGGACCCACATCCCGGACGGACCTGCGCCGGGCCCGGGCGGGGCCGCCGGGGCGGGGTGGCCGCCGGCCGTCGGTCAGCGCTGGTGCAGACCGAGGTTCTGGTAGATCTCCAGGGTCGACGTGGAGTGGTTCAGGGTGATGAAGTGCAGCCCGGGCGCGCCCTCGGCGAGCAGCCGCTCGGACATCGCGGTGGCGTGCTCGATGCCGATCGCCCGCACGGCCTCCGGGTCCTCGGCCGCGGCACGGAAGCGGCGCTCCAGCTCGACCGGGAAGGCCGAGCCGGACAGCTGCGGGAAACGCTCCAGCTGCTTGATGTTGGTGACCGGCATGATCTCCGGGATGATCGGCGTCGCGCAGCCGGCCGCGGCGACCCGGTCGCGCAGCCACAGGTAGTCGTCGACCTCGAAGAACATCTGGGTGATCGCGTAGTCGGCGCCGGCCCGGCACTTGGCGACGAAGTGCTTGATGTCCGCGTCCCAGTCGGCGGACCGCGGGTGCATCTGCGGGAAGGCGGCCACGCCGACGCAGAAGTCGCCGATGCTCCGGATCAGCTCGACCAGCTCGTAGGCGTAGGTGACGCCGTCCGGGTGGCGGACCCACTCGCCCATCGGGTCGCCGGGCGGGTCGCCGCGCACCGCGAGGACGTTGCGCACGCCCTGGTCGGCGTACTGGCCGATGATGTTGCGCAGCTCGGCGATCGAGTGGTCGACGGCGGTGAGGTGGGCGACCGGGGTCAGGGTCGTCTCGGTGGCGATCCGGCCGACCAGGTTGACCGTGCGGCCGCGCGAGGAGCCGCCGGCGCCGTAGGTCATGCAGACGAAGTTGGGGTCCAGCGACTCGACCCGGCGGATCGCGTCCCAGAGGCGGCGCTCGGCAGCCTCGCTGCGCGGCGGCATGAACTCGAAGGAGAACGAGCGGTCACCTGCCGCCAGCAGATCGCGCACGGTCTGCGCACGGTCGGTTCTGGTGGAGGGAATCCCGAGTGCCATGCTCGCAGGTTAGCCGGGATGCGGAGAGCGCGACCAAACGTGGTCCACCAACTGAGACACCTGCCGAGACGTCCGATCCGTGGCGGTGAGAAGCCTCCCGAACACCCCGATAGTCTGATTGTCAGCCAATCGATCCGGAGTCTCCCGTGCGTTCGCCCACCGGTCTGCCCACCCACCCCATCGACGCGGAAGCCGTGCGCGAACGCGTCAACGCGGCCCTCGCCGAGTTCATGGACGGCCGCACGGCCCTGCTCGCCGGCATCTCCCCCCAGCTCGGGCCGGTCTCCGACGCCCTGCGCGACTTCCTGCTCGACGGCGGCAAGCGGCTGCGCCCCGCGTTCTGCTACTGGGGCTGGCGCGGGGCAGGCGGCGGCGCCGACGAGACGGGGATCACCCGGGCGGCGGCCGCACTCGAACTGCTCCAGGCGAGTGCCCTGGTGCACGACGACCTGATGGACCGCAGCGACACCCGCCGCGGACTGCCCTCCGTCCACCGCCGTTTCGAGGCGCTGCACCGCAGCAGCGGCTGGCGCGGCGACCGCGAGCAGTACGGGGCCTCCGCCGCCGTCCTGCTCGGCGACCTGCTGCTGATCTGGTGCGACGAGCTGTTCAACGACTGCGGTCTCGACCCCGCGGCCGTCCGGGCGGCCAAGCCGTCCTTCGACCTGATGCGCACCGAGGTCATGCTCGGCCAGTACCTGGACGTGCTGGAGCCGGTCGCCGGGGACTCCGCCGACCCGCAGGCGCTGGAGCGCGCCCGGACCGTCCTGCACTACAAGTCCGCGAAGTACACCATCGAGCGCCCGCTCCAGGTGGGGGCCGTGCTGGCCGGGGCCGGACCCGACCTGGTCTCGGCCTACGCGGCCTTCGGCCTCCCGCTGGGCGAGGCCTTCCAGCTGCGGGACGACCTGCTCGGTGTGTTCGGCGATCCGTCGGTCACCGGCAAGCCGGCCGGCGACGATCTGCGCGAGGGCAAGCGGACCCTGCTGGTGGCGCACGCCATGCGCGGCCTGTCGCCCGCCGACGCCCGGCACCTGGACGAGCGGCTCGGCGCACCCGACCTGACCGCCGACGAGATCCCGGCCCTGCGCGCACTGGTCGAGCGGAGCGGCGCCGCCGACCTGGTGGAGAAGCGGATCGACGCGCTGATGCGGGACTCGCTGGCCGCGCTGGAGGCCGCCCCGCTCCGCG
Proteins encoded:
- a CDS encoding methyltransferase domain-containing protein — its product is MYPTRPRSALRTAVVWEVVRAALERRAAELDQPVLDVLDTGGGTGNFAVPVARLGHRVTVVDPSPDALFALERRAAEADVTELVRAVQGDTQTLPELVDPGSVDAVLCHGVLEMVDDPAEALGSLAGTLRKGGLVSLLAANRNGAVLARALAGHFGEARTVLDAPDGRWGAGDPMPRRFTGDELAALATAAGLRVASVHGVRVFADLVPGVLVDTEPGAMEALLKLEQAAAEEPAFHAVATQLHLLAELA
- a CDS encoding SAV_6107 family HEPN domain-containing protein is translated as MTISRPEPVTRRPAADQLPAVPLSAVPRPAAPAVPGSGAEPAATAPVPGARGRDVHPVPRRATAPPAALDLLRHAHRTLDQARALQDPLERYATAHLAALRTTAAVLAVRGRPERHPRRRQAIRSAWELLPEVAPELTEWAVYFAAGARRRAAAEAGITGAAGARDADDLIRNTALYLRIVQRLLGLSPAPPAQPLPIEEAG
- a CDS encoding DUF58 domain-containing protein, whose translation is MAGPDNPSGLRAGLRGLTTRGRSFLAAGATAAVCALVFGQDALFQIGVLLAALPLASAVLLLRTRYRVASGRRLSPHRAAAGQEARVHLRLDNVSRVPTGLLLLEDKVPYVLGPRPRFVLDRVEPRGFREVSYRVRSDLRGRYPLGPLQLRLSDPFGMCELTRAFAASDVLTVVPQVQSLPPVRLPGEWSGQGESSAHVLALAGDDDVIPREYRHGDDLRRVHWKSTARYGELMVRREEQPLKARATVLLDTREIGHRGSGPASSFEWAVSCAASVGVHLAERGYQTRLLTDTGSTVPEPGIGVSTLGEATGLLLDALAVVEYSDGGGLSRAEEALRLGGEGLLVAIVGSLDDEQVTRLSRLRRRTAGAVVFLIDTATWSGLRMLMPDTPDAVLEEQTKRLRLAGWTVLPVRAGDSVPQLWRMADRTEGSGRTGGASPYRDEVGT
- a CDS encoding transglutaminaseTgpA domain-containing protein encodes the protein MTTRAKLTVFAALASTLVMCSLLPLLHPNGWAAHSVLLIAAAAAIGAGLRRLPTPRILIVPLQLLGVVYLVMLGFVQSSMAAGLLPGPRALDALGSLLAQGGSDIQQYSIPAPATAGLRLVVVGSVALIAVLVDALAVTYRRAAAAGLPLLALYSVGTGLSGDSGTAWLWFLLAGGGYLALLHTEGQDRISRWGRVFHGTGRSGSATTAHGSRQAGVVALAVALLLPVFVPHMGLGLIGGFGNGGAGGGGGAGGGLKALSPVVALTSALRNTDNTILLNYTSDGPRADEMYLRVAALDEFDGVEWKFGDQEPTALPAVLPQPDGLAAGATPPAVHTSVKVTDSLSSEWLPLPYPATTVEVRGRWRFDPVTRMVTGDNGQKTNGLSYEVTSLDVQPTADQLRAAGQAPKDITAKYLTLPDTLPQEVKATALEVTAGKTNAYDRALALQTWFTSPPFKYNTKIDPGTGPDAIKKFLADKEGFCVHFAATMAAMARSLNIPARVAIGFTPGQAMGGNNRLVRSLDYHAWPELYFPGSGWTRFEPTPSRGSAPAYTRDKNAPEPTAPTQQPTATPTGASTDPSPSSGESCDPKLRRIGECGGGPQDAALGNGQDAWWRSTPVLASAGVVVLLLALLTTPMLWRTRIRRRRLGAGRYRGGGDRVEMTDDQVLAAWQELIDSAWDLGIPPDDARTPRRTVQRLAESADLDAEATAAAGRVALATEQVMYARALGPMAPLGPDVRAAREGLLARTGRLGRIRAVLLPASLARVWWRAADRVMALRQAARERTARVVGTVRSAVTKPFRRG
- a CDS encoding DUF3040 domain-containing protein, whose protein sequence is MPLSEHEQRLLEQMERALYAEDPKFASALEGTGLRTYTRRRVYLAAAGFVAGIALLMGGMVAQLIWVSVVGFLVMLGCAVLAVTAWRRGPVGPGSGPRTASAPRRKAGVMDRMEQRWQRRREEHDGL
- a CDS encoding DUF4126 domain-containing protein, which translates into the protein MSIIPLIFTSGWASGINAYAVVLLLGLFGRFGGADSVPPVLERTDVLVAACVLFLCEAVADKIPYVDTVWDGIHTVIRPAAGATVAALMASHDPGSLGEVAAGAVGGTTALVSHLIKASLRMAVNTSPEPASNIIVSLLEDLSVAGIVTLAIFHPWAAASVAAVLLALGVLLVLFAVSRIRRFLQRRRERRAARTAAAPAY
- a CDS encoding AAA family ATPase, whose amino-acid sequence is MTTYNGQSATGTSHSASPEGHRAPAGLAELAAVAERIRGSVESVIEGKPEAVRVALTVLLAEGHLLLEDVPGVGKTMLAKALARSVDCTVRRIQFTPDLLPSDVTGTNVFDQHQRDFEFRPGAIFAQIVVGDEINRASPKTQSALLESMEERQVTIDGTSYELPSPFMVIATQNPVEMEGTYPLPEAQRDRFMARISIGYPSPDAEFAMLDLHGGANPLDDLQPVAHAHDILKLVELVRTVYVSDPVRRYAVDLVGATRTSPELRLGASPRATLHLVRAARAAAALDGRDYVLPDDIQALAVPVLAHRLLPTAETQLSRRTAEQVVLDLVARLPIPRPQGR